From the Haliaeetus albicilla chromosome 19, bHalAlb1.1, whole genome shotgun sequence genome, the window CGTAGACCACGAGCAGCTGCGGCGGGACTTCCAGCACATGCTGCGCGACAGCGGCAAGGGGGCCCAACAGAAATGGAACTTCGATTTCCTCCGGAAAAAGGAGGGGCTGACGGAGGGGCTCCTGCAGTGGGAAGAGCTCGAAGGCCACGATGTGCCCACCTTCTACCACAGCTGCGTGGTGGGAGATGCTCGGAGACCACTGCAGCCCTTGAACCAGCCCCTGGGCAGCGGGGACAAGAGTCACCATTTTGCCCAGGTCGCGCTGACTGAGAAACCCAAAACTTCCAAGAAAACAGGGGGCAAGAGGATCTcggaagggaagagaagaagacAGACATCTTTGACAGGTGTGTGAGACCCCGGTGTGGCTCGGATGATCAAACCTGGTCCCAGCAGCTGCATAGAAATTCTTTGACAGGCCCATAAGCCAGTGTTGCTTTAAGAAAGCGCAACCCTTCATAAAAGCAtctgaaggagaaggaaggcacGCTCTAAACTGATGGGCATGGGGCTTGTGTTTTTCAAAGGTGCTGTGCCACAACCCCCCTCCTGGCCCTGGGGGTCTGTTTAGGACTTGTCACAGTCAGAGCAGTAAGATAATGACCGCTTCTGGTGGGACAATGATTAGGAGGGCTAGATGTTTAGAAAGGCAGTCTAAGACAGGCAGTGAGGTGATTTCTCAAgcaggagcccagcaggaaaACAGGGTTGCCCATCGGATGggaggttttggttttttgctcgCTTATAGGTTTGGCCGTGGGCACCCTTTCCCGAGTGCAATAGGGAGCACCATTGAGCCAGCTAAGCCTTAGGAGGAAGACCAGAAACCAGAGAAAGCAGGCAGGTCTCCTGCTAACTTCAGCTTGGATATTGTACTCAGTGAAGGCATCCAGGAACTTTACGGGCAAATCGATCTTAAACTTGGCCGGGTGGCAGAAAGGGCTAGGTTTTCAAATGCCTCTCACCAGGACTTGCTGCCAGGAGTGGGTTTCAGCATCCATAAAAGAGCTTTAGGTGTTTGAAAGTCCTCAGCACCCTGCATACTAAGGTCTTCTGAACATGTGGCcccttattttctcttctcaaCAGGATTTGAGCTTGTTCAAAAAATCTAATCCTATATACTAGATTTCCCTTGTCCATATTGGAGGTTTGGTTTACCCAGGACTGAGGTTTTCAAGAACCTAGGGTTTTCTTTGGGGAATTTGATGTGAGACACCAGCTTGAAATTGCCTAGAAGATAATTGAAGCTAAGGTTTCAGGAAACACTTTCTGAATAGTGATGTTGATCTCAGTTAAGTCAGACAATAGACTAATTTGCTATTTAAGAGTATGAAACTTAATTGCTAGCGAGAGGTTCAGGAAGAGGTTGGAGATTAATGAAGAGTGGAACATTGCACACTGGAGTGCAGAACAATGATATTTAATGAgtgctcttttcttctccaaagcACTTTACAGCCATTAACTAATTAACAGTATAATTTACAGGTAGGAGTACAGAAGTGTAAT encodes:
- the LOC104323427 gene encoding cyclin-dependent kinase inhibitor 1; protein product: MERRPGKTTHARRNLFGPVDHEQLRRDFQHMLRDSGKGAQQKWNFDFLRKKEGLTEGLLQWEELEGHDVPTFYHSCVVGDARRPLQPLNQPLGSGDKSHHFAQVALTEKPKTSKKTGGKRISEGKRRRQTSLTDHYSAKQQVKTNMRAAVKKSTS